A window of Kineococcus sp. NBC_00420 genomic DNA:
GGTTCTGAGGTGTTCAGCGGTTCGGGCCCTGGCTGGAGCGCGGACCGCCGGGACGGCGCTGCTCACGGCTGTCACCGCGCTTGGGCTGCTGACGCTGCCGGCGGGCCGGGGCGTTGGTGGTGTGCTCGGCGGTCACACCGGTGCCGGACGGGCCCGACGTGTCGGTCGTGAGGACCTGACCGCGGCGAGCGGCACGACGAGCCTTGCGCTCCTCGAGCTCCTTCTCGGCCAGCGAGCCCGGGTTGGGCATGCGCCGGATCACGAAGAACTGCTGCCCCATGGACCAGATGTTCGTGGTGAGCCAGTACAGGAGGACACCGATCGGGAAGTTGACGCCGGAGACGGCGAAGATGATCGGCAACACGTAGAGCATCAGCTTCTGCTGCTGCGCGAAGGGGTTGCCCTCCATCGATGCCGACGACGTGTTCTTCGCCATCAGCTGGCGCTGGGTGATGAACTGCGACGCCGACATGAGGATGATCATCACTGCGGTGAGGACGATCGTGTTCCACTCGTGCGTCGCCCACGACTTCATGAAGATGTCGGAGAGCTGAGAGCCGAAGATCGTCGCGTTGTCGGCCTGCTCCACCAGAGTGGCGTTCAAGGGGCCGATCGACTTGCCCTGGCCGATGCCGTTGAGCGTGTGGAACAGCGCCAGGAAGATCGGGGACTGCAGCAGGATCGGCAGGCAGCTCGCCATCGGGTTCGTCCCCGACTCGCGGTAGAGCGCCATCATCTCCTGCTGCATGGCCTGGCGGGACGCAGGATCGTTCTTGCCCTTGTACTTGGCCTGGATCTTGCGCATCTCGGGCTGGATGACCTGCATCCCCCGCATGGCCTTGATCTGCTTCACGAAGAGCGGGATCAGCAGGATGCGGATGACGACCACGAGGCCCACGATCGACAGCGACCACGCCGCACCGCCGGCGGGGTTGAACCCGATGGCCGTGAACAGGTCGTGGAAGCGCACCATGATCCACGCCACCACCCATTGGATGGGATGGAGCAGCTGGTAGAAGAAATCGATCATCGTGCGGCTTGTCCTCTCACAGGGGTCGGGCTCACGGGGCCTTCACCCGCGAGTGGCCCTTCGGCGGAACGGGGTCCACCCCACCAGGGTTCCACGGGTGGCAGCGGAGGAGTCGTCGGACGGCGAGCCAAGTCCCGACGAGAGCACCTCGGGTGCGCAACGCCTCGACGGCGTAGGCGGAACACGAGGGGTAGAAGCGGCACGTGGGGCCCAGGACGGGCGAGACGAGCAGCTGGTAGATGCGCACCAGCCCGACCAGCAGCGATGCCGGCCAGCGCAACGGGTGCCACCAGTGTCGGTCAGGCACGAGCCGTCGCCTCGACCGGGAGGAGACCCAGCCGGCGCAGGCCCTTGTCCACGTCGGCGGCGAGCTCGGCCGAGGTGGCGTCGCCGGCCGCGGGGAGCGCCCGCACGACCAGCAGACCGCCCTCGGGGGGCAGGACGACCAGTCGGGCGGACGCCAGGTGCCGCAGCCGGCGTTGCGTGCGGTGCCGGACGACGGAGTTGCCCACGGCCTTGGACACGACGAAGCCCACCCGCGTGGGGTGGGCTCGGTCGGTCGCCGTCCAGTGCAGGACCAGACGACGGGTTCCGGCACGCGTGCCGTGCTTCAGGGCGACGGTGAAGTCGTCCTTGAGGCGAAGGCGGTGCTCCGCTGACAGCACGCGGGCTGGGGGAACGGCGTCAGGCGGAGATCTGCGCGCGGCCCTTGGTGCGACGCGCCGAGAGGATGGCGCGGCCGGCACGGGTCCGCATGCGAAGACGGAAACCGTGCACCTTGGCGCGACGACGGTTGTTCGGCTGGAAGGTGCGCTTGCTCACGTCAGTACTCCAAGACTCGGGCGGGACTCGTGCGGGCGGGCCCCGCCGTACTGCCGGACCGTGGACCCGGGACGAACCCGGGGACGGGCGGCGATGCGGAGCGCAATCTCCAGCAGGGTACGGTCCCGAACCGACTGCGGTCAAAGCGCGCAGGGTCTGCCCGGCGACGACGGCGCGACCGCCGTCCACAGGACGCGCGAGCGGGCCCTCCGGGGGACGCCGGGAAGGTACCGTTCCCGTCAGGTCCGGCGGGAGACGACCCGCCGAGACCGCGGTCCTCGACAGGCGCCGCTCCAGGCCCCGCTCGACGGGGACGGGCGTGGCAGTGGCGGCCGGACGTCGTCGGGGAGGACGCCACTTGAACAGTGGCCGTCGCGTTGTTACGGTCCCGCTCGACGTACCGACGCCCGCACCGCTCGAGGTGCTGCGACGGACATCTCGTGTGCCCCGACCGTCTTCCACAGCTGTGGACAGGGTTGTGGACGAGACCCGTCCGACGGATCCGGTACGACGGGAGAGGGCTCGAGTGGAGACCGACAGCGGGGACTTCCCCAGCGTCTGGGAACGTGCCATCGCCCAACTGGACGACGGCGTCACTCAGCACCAGCGGGCGTTCGTGCGCCTGACCCGACCCCTCGGCCTGCTCGACGGGACAGCTCTGCTCGCCGTGCCGAACGACCTCACCAAGGACGTCATCGAGCAGAAGGTCCGCGAACCGCTGACCCGCGCCCTCTCGGAGGTCTACGGCTCGGCGATCCGTCTCGCGGTCACGGTGGACCCCTCGATCGGGCAGATGCTCACCCCGGAACGCACCGGCGAGCTCGTCGACGGTCTCGACGGGGTTCCCAGCGTGGAGCGCGAACGGGTCTCGGCCCTGCGCGGCATCGATGGTGAAGGTGATCCCGGTCGGTACTCCCGCACCGACGAGCGTCACCTGAGCGCCGTCGAGGAGGATTCCCCGCTCGACGATTCCGACCCCGACCTGCTGTTCACCGGCTACAAGGTCGACCGGGGCGCCGGAACGGGCCGCCAGGCCCCGCGGAACCGTTCCACGACGAAGATCGAGAACGCCCGGCTGAATCCAAAGTACATCTTCGAGACCTTCGTCATCGGCGCCAGCAACCGTTTCGCGCACGCGGCCGCGGTGGCCGTCGCCGAAGCCCCGGCGAAGGCTTACAACCCGTTGTTCATCTACGGGGAGTCCGGGCTGGGAAAGACGCACCTGCTGCACGCCATCGGGCACTACGCCCAGAACCTCTACCCCGGTGTGCAGGTCCGGTACGTGAACTCCGAGGAATTCACCAACGACTTCATCAACTCGATCCGCGACGACAAGGCCCAGGCGTTCCAGCGCCGGCACCGCGACGTCGACGTCCTCCTCATCGACGACATCCAGTTCCTGTCGAACAAGGTCCAGACGCAGGAAGAGTTCTTCCACACGTTCAACACGCTGCACAACGCGAGCAAACAGGTCGTCATCACCTCCGACCTGCCGCCGAAGCAGTTGTCCGGCTTCGAGGAACGCATGCGGAGCCGTTTCGAGTGGGGCCTCATCACCGACGTCCAGCCCCCGGACCTGGAAACGCGCATCGCCATCCTCCGCAAGAAGGCCATTGGGGAACGCCTCGAGGTGCCCGACGACGTGAACGAGTACATCGCGTCGAAGATCTCCTCGAACATCCGTGAGCTCGAGGGCGCGCTCATCCGCGTGACGGCGTTCGCCAGCCTGAACCGGCAGCCCGTCGACATGCAGTTGGCCGAGATCGTGCTGCGCGACCTCATCCCCAACGACGAGAGCCCCGAGATCACGGCCGCCGCGATCATGGGCCAGACGGCGTCGTACTTCAGCATCACGTTGGAGGACCTCTGCGGGACGTCCCGTTCGCGGACCCTCGTCACCGCCCGCCAGATCGCGATGTACCTCTGCCGCGAGCTGACCGAGCTGTCGCTGCCGAAGATCGGTCAGCACTTCGGCGGCCGCGACCACACGACGGTCATGCACGCCGAACGCAAGATCAAGCAGCAGATGGCCGAGCGGCGCAGCACCTACAACCAGGTCACCGAGCTCACCAACCGCATCAAGAAGCAAGCGGGCGCCTGACCCGACGCTGAGCCCCGACGACAACAGGTCCGGGGTCGGCAACGCAGAGACGTGACCGCCCCGGTCGTGCCGGATCCAGCGTGGGATCCGGTACGACCGGGCACACGTCGTGGTGGTCGCACTGCCACTCCTCCTGACGCCCGCGGGGGCGCCTCCGACTCAGCCCCCGCGGCGAAGCCCATGACGTCTCCCGCGGCCTCCTGACGCCGCCGTTCAGGCCGTCGGCGCCCGAGCCGTCCCGCCGTGTGCTGACGCGTGCCCGGCGCCGGCCGTCGAGCCGTCCTGGGCGGGCGACCGCTCGAGGTCGCCGACGTCCCTCACCCCTGACGAAGAGTCGGTCCGGGCGCCGTCAGACCTCGTCGGAAAAGTTCTCCACAGTTGTCCACATGCTGGGGACAGGGTTGTGGACAGAGAAGCCCACACCCGTGGACAACCCGGTGGACGAGAGGTGGATCCAGCAGGGACAACCTGGGGACAGCGGTGGACAGACCGCCTCGGGAACGCGTACCTGTGGATGACCCGGTTCGCTCGTCCCCATGCCGTCCACACCCCCCGAGAGGGGGTCAAAAGGACTCTGACCTGCGACGACGCCGAGTTGTCCACAGGGTCCACAAGGGTTACGACTACGACTGATCTATCCATGGTGAATCCCGTCAGCCCACGTCCAGTGTGGACAGGTTGTGGGGAAAGGCGGCCTGGAGGAAGACTGAAGGGCCCGGAGGCCTGACCCTGTTCGAACAAGGTGTGGGGTACCCCTCGGCACGTTGATCACGCAGCGTGACCTCGAGGTGAGGGTCTTCTAGAAGTCTGGGATGACGGATCTCCCCGACCCTGTGGAGGCGCGTGCACCGGCGTCGGCGGTCTCCACTACTGTCGGAAGCCGCTCGTCCTGCTCCCTGCCGGACGGGGGACGCGACAGAGGTTCGAGAGAAGGCGGTGCCCGGTGGAGTTGCAGGTCGAGCGCGACGTGCTGGCCGACGCCGTCGCGTGGGCAGCCAGGGCCTTGCCCTCCCGGCCTCCTGTGCCCGTCCTGGCCGGTGTCCTCCTCGAGGCCACGGACGAGGGCTCCCTGAAGCTGTCGACCTTCGACTACGAGGTGTCCGCCCGGGTCGAGCTGCCGGCCGACGTCCGCACAGCCGGGCGCGTCCTGGTCTCCGGACGACTGCTGGCCGACATCTCGCGCAGCCTCCCGAACCGTCCGGTCACCCTCACCACCGAGGGCTCCAAGGTCGTCGTGACCTGCGGGGCGAGCCGCTTCACCCTGCTGACCATGACGGTCGACGAGTACCCCGCCCTGCCGTCGCTGCCGGGTTCCTCCGGTGAAGTGCCGGGAGCCGAGTTCGTCGAGGCCGTGGCGCAGGTGACCGTGGCGGCCAGCCGGGACGAGACCCTGCCGATCCTCACCGGGGTCCGGATGGAGATCGAGGGCGACCGGCTCACGCTGCTGGCCACCGACCGCTACCGCCTCGCGGTGCGCGAACTGCGCTGGAACCCGAGCAGCCCCGACATGTCCGCCGTGGCCCTGGTCCGGGCCCGAACGCTGTCCGACGTCGCCCGTTCGCTGGGCTCCACGAGTTCGCTGACGATGGCCATGGCCGACGGCAAGAGTGACCTCATCGGCTTCCAGGCCGGCGGTCGCTACTCGACCTCGCTGCTCGTCGACGGTGAGTACCCGAAGGTCCGGGCGCTGTTCCCGGCCGAATCGTCCACCCACGCGGTCGTCTCCACCGCCGCCCTGACGGAGGCCGTCAAGCGCGTGGCCCTCGTCGCGGAGCGCAACACGCCCGTACGGTTGCGCTTCGAGGACGGCGTGCTCTCCTTGGAAGCGGGCCAGGGCGAGGACGCACAGGCGACGGAGGCCCTCGAGGCCGCGCTCGTCGGTGAATCGATCGCCATCGCCTTCAACCCGCAGTTCCTGCTCGACGGCCTCGGGGCACTCGGTGCCCCGTTCGCCCGACTGTCGTTCACCCAGTCGACCCGCCCGGCGGTCCTCACCGGCCAGGCGGACCTCGAAGGGGACGACGACGACACCTACCGGTACCTGCTCATGCCGGTCCGGCTCGCCGGCTGAGCCCGGTCAGTCCACATGAGCCCGGTGTGAAGGCCGGGCACGAGAAGGGAACGTCTGGCATGCACATCGGTCTCGTCGGTCTCGGCAAGATGGGCGGGAACATGCGTTCCCGTCTGCGCGACAAGGGCATCGAGGTCACCGGGTACGACCCGAACCCCGACGTCACCGACGTCGCGAGCCTCGCGGCCCTGGTCGAGGCGCTGCCCTCGCCGCGCGTCATCTGGGTGATGGTCCCCTCGGGCAAGATCACCCGCGACACCGTCGCCAACCTGGCTCCGCTGCTCAAGGACGGTGACCTGGTCATCGACGGCGGCAACTCGAAGTGGACCGACGACGAGATCAACGCCAAGCTCCTCGCCGAGCGCGGTACCGGCTACCTCGACTGCGGCGTCTCCGGCGGCGTGTGGGGCAAGGACAACGGCTACGGCCTCATGGCCGGTGGCGCCAAGGGCCACGTCGACCTCGCGATGCCGATCTTCGACGCGCTGCGTCCCGAGGGTCCGCGCGAGGAGGGCTTCGTCCACGCCGGCGGCGTCGGGGCGGGCCACTACTCGAAGATGGTTCACAACGGCATCGAGTACGGCCTGATGCACGCCTACGCCGAGGGTTACGAGCTCCTCGAGGCGAAGGGGATCATCCACGACGTCCCGGCCGTCTTCAAGGCGTGGACCCGGGGCACCGTCGTCCGCTCCTGGCTGCTGGACCTCATGGTCCGCGCCCTGGAGGAGGACCCCAAGCTGGACAACATCCGCGGCTACGCCCAGGACTCCGGTGAGGGCCGCTGGACCCTGGAACAGGCGATCGAGAACGCCGTCCCGATGCCGGTCCTCGCGGCCGCGCTCTTCGCGCGCTTCTCCTCGCGCCAGGAGGACTCGCCCTCGATCAAGGCCGTCGCCGCCCTGCGCAACCAGTTCGGCGGGCACGCAGTGACGCAGGCCGGGCCCTCCTCGGGCACGGGCTCCGTGAACGACTGACCCTCGCGTGCACGTCGCGCACCTCTCGCTCGTCGACTACCGCTCCTACCCGAGCCTCGAACTGGACCTGCGCCCCGGCACGACGACCTTCGTCGGGCTGAACGGGCAGGGCAAGACCAACCTGGTCGAGGCCATCGGGTACGTCGCGACGTTGGACAGCCACCGGGTCTCCGGTGACGCGCCCCTCGTCCGGCAGGGAGCGGAGCGTGCCGTCGTCCGCGCTCAGCTGGAGCGCGGCGGTCGGCGGGCGCTGGTCGAGCTGGAGATCACGCCGGGCAAGGCGAACCGGGCCCGCCTCAACGGCAACCCGGTCCGCCGGACCCGCGACGTGCTCGGCGTGCTGCGCACCGTCCTCTTCGCCCCCGAGGACCTCGCCCTCGTGAAGGGCGACCCCGGCGAGCGGCGTCGCTACCTCGACGAGCTGCTGGTCACCCGCTGGCCGCGGGTCGCCGGGGTGCGGGCCGACTACGACCGCATCCTGCGGCAGCGGACGGCGTTGCTGAAGTCCGCCGGCGCGGCCATGCGCTCGGGTCGGGCGGACACCCACACCCTCGACGTCTGGGACGAGCACCTGGCGACGACGGGGGCGGAGCTGCTGTCGGCCCGCCTGGCGCTGCTGGCCGACCTGCGTGCACCCGCCGACTCCGCCTACCGCTCGGTGAGCGGGGGACAGGGCGACCTGGAGCTGGGGTACCGCTCGGCGCTGCCGCTGCTGGCGGAGGGGGTCGCCACGACCCCGGGCGGGGAGGTGCCGACGCGCGAGGAGCTGCGCGAGGGCCTGCTGGCCTCGATGGTCGAGAACCGCAAGGCCGAGCTCGACCGCGGGGTCTGCCTCGTCGGCCCGCAGCGCGACGACCTGGTGCTGACCCTCGGCGGGATGCCGGCCAAGGGCTACGCCAGTCACGGCGAGAGCTGGTCGGTGGCGCTCGGCCTGCGGCTGGCGAGCTACCGGCTGCTGCTCGCCGACGACGAGATGGACGATCCCGGGGGACCGGTCCTGATCCTCGACGACGTCTTCGCCGAGCTCGACGCCGGCCGCCGCGAACGGCTGTCCGCGATCGTCGCCGACGCCGAGCAGGTCCTCGTCACGGCCGCCGTCCCCGAGGACGTGCCCGCTGCGCTGCAGGGGGAGCACGCCGACCGGGTCCACGTCACGACCGGGGTGGCGGTCCGCGGTGACTGACCAGCCCGGCGCCGAGAACGAGGACGCGGAGAGCGGGGACGCGGAGCCGGGTCCCGAGGAGGAGCTCGACGACACCCTCGGCGCCGACCTCGCCCGGACCGCGCTGGGTCGGGCCCGCGCCGCCGCGGCGG
This region includes:
- the yidC gene encoding membrane protein insertase YidC, with product MIDFFYQLLHPIQWVVAWIMVRFHDLFTAIGFNPAGGAAWSLSIVGLVVVIRILLIPLFVKQIKAMRGMQVIQPEMRKIQAKYKGKNDPASRQAMQQEMMALYRESGTNPMASCLPILLQSPIFLALFHTLNGIGQGKSIGPLNATLVEQADNATIFGSQLSDIFMKSWATHEWNTIVLTAVMIILMSASQFITQRQLMAKNTSSASMEGNPFAQQQKLMLYVLPIIFAVSGVNFPIGVLLYWLTTNIWSMGQQFFVIRRMPNPGSLAEKELEERKARRAARRGQVLTTDTSGPSGTGVTAEHTTNAPARRQRQQPKRGDSREQRRPGGPRSSQGPNR
- the yidD gene encoding membrane protein insertion efficiency factor YidD, coding for MPDRHWWHPLRWPASLLVGLVRIYQLLVSPVLGPTCRFYPSCSAYAVEALRTRGALVGTWLAVRRLLRCHPWNPGGVDPVPPKGHSRVKAP
- the rnpA gene encoding ribonuclease P protein component — translated: MLSAEHRLRLKDDFTVALKHGTRAGTRRLVLHWTATDRAHPTRVGFVVSKAVGNSVVRHRTQRRLRHLASARLVVLPPEGGLLVVRALPAAGDATSAELAADVDKGLRRLGLLPVEATARA
- the rpmH gene encoding 50S ribosomal protein L34, which encodes MSKRTFQPNNRRRAKVHGFRLRMRTRAGRAILSARRTKGRAQISA
- the dnaA gene encoding chromosomal replication initiator protein DnaA; translated protein: METDSGDFPSVWERAIAQLDDGVTQHQRAFVRLTRPLGLLDGTALLAVPNDLTKDVIEQKVREPLTRALSEVYGSAIRLAVTVDPSIGQMLTPERTGELVDGLDGVPSVERERVSALRGIDGEGDPGRYSRTDERHLSAVEEDSPLDDSDPDLLFTGYKVDRGAGTGRQAPRNRSTTKIENARLNPKYIFETFVIGASNRFAHAAAVAVAEAPAKAYNPLFIYGESGLGKTHLLHAIGHYAQNLYPGVQVRYVNSEEFTNDFINSIRDDKAQAFQRRHRDVDVLLIDDIQFLSNKVQTQEEFFHTFNTLHNASKQVVITSDLPPKQLSGFEERMRSRFEWGLITDVQPPDLETRIAILRKKAIGERLEVPDDVNEYIASKISSNIRELEGALIRVTAFASLNRQPVDMQLAEIVLRDLIPNDESPEITAAAIMGQTASYFSITLEDLCGTSRSRTLVTARQIAMYLCRELTELSLPKIGQHFGGRDHTTVMHAERKIKQQMAERRSTYNQVTELTNRIKKQAGA
- the dnaN gene encoding DNA polymerase III subunit beta: MELQVERDVLADAVAWAARALPSRPPVPVLAGVLLEATDEGSLKLSTFDYEVSARVELPADVRTAGRVLVSGRLLADISRSLPNRPVTLTTEGSKVVVTCGASRFTLLTMTVDEYPALPSLPGSSGEVPGAEFVEAVAQVTVAASRDETLPILTGVRMEIEGDRLTLLATDRYRLAVRELRWNPSSPDMSAVALVRARTLSDVARSLGSTSSLTMAMADGKSDLIGFQAGGRYSTSLLVDGEYPKVRALFPAESSTHAVVSTAALTEAVKRVALVAERNTPVRLRFEDGVLSLEAGQGEDAQATEALEAALVGESIAIAFNPQFLLDGLGALGAPFARLSFTQSTRPAVLTGQADLEGDDDDTYRYLLMPVRLAG
- the gnd gene encoding phosphogluconate dehydrogenase (NAD(+)-dependent, decarboxylating), whose amino-acid sequence is MKAGHEKGTSGMHIGLVGLGKMGGNMRSRLRDKGIEVTGYDPNPDVTDVASLAALVEALPSPRVIWVMVPSGKITRDTVANLAPLLKDGDLVIDGGNSKWTDDEINAKLLAERGTGYLDCGVSGGVWGKDNGYGLMAGGAKGHVDLAMPIFDALRPEGPREEGFVHAGGVGAGHYSKMVHNGIEYGLMHAYAEGYELLEAKGIIHDVPAVFKAWTRGTVVRSWLLDLMVRALEEDPKLDNIRGYAQDSGEGRWTLEQAIENAVPMPVLAAALFARFSSRQEDSPSIKAVAALRNQFGGHAVTQAGPSSGTGSVND
- the recF gene encoding DNA replication/repair protein RecF (All proteins in this family for which functions are known are DNA-binding proteins that assist the filamentation of RecA onto DNA for the initiation of recombination or recombinational repair.), with the protein product MHVAHLSLVDYRSYPSLELDLRPGTTTFVGLNGQGKTNLVEAIGYVATLDSHRVSGDAPLVRQGAERAVVRAQLERGGRRALVELEITPGKANRARLNGNPVRRTRDVLGVLRTVLFAPEDLALVKGDPGERRRYLDELLVTRWPRVAGVRADYDRILRQRTALLKSAGAAMRSGRADTHTLDVWDEHLATTGAELLSARLALLADLRAPADSAYRSVSGGQGDLELGYRSALPLLAEGVATTPGGEVPTREELREGLLASMVENRKAELDRGVCLVGPQRDDLVLTLGGMPAKGYASHGESWSVALGLRLASYRLLLADDEMDDPGGPVLILDDVFAELDAGRRERLSAIVADAEQVLVTAAVPEDVPAALQGEHADRVHVTTGVAVRGD